Proteins found in one Channa argus isolate prfri chromosome 7, Channa argus male v1.0, whole genome shotgun sequence genomic segment:
- the LOC137129914 gene encoding cortexin-3, producing MDVPRMAEGLFSSTLSSSGGGHHVPSYLTLEQKAAFVFVLLLFIFLALLIVRCFRILLDPYRSMPSSNWTDHTEKDTFDYRIV from the coding sequence ATGGATGTGCCCAGGATGGCTGAGGGCCTCTTCAGCAGCACGCTGTCCTCGTCGGGCGGAGGCCACCACGTGCCTTCCTACCTGACGCTGGAGCAGAAGGCAGCCTTCGTCTTCGTGCTGCTGCTCTTCATCTTCCTGGCCCTGCTCATCGTGCGCTGCTTCCGCATCCTGCTGGACCCCTACCGCAGCATGCCCTCATCCAACTGGACAGATCACACGGAGAAGGACACATTTGACTACCGCATCGTCTGA